The nucleotide window TCGGGATGTGCTCGTCCCTGTCCAACCCCACCGTGGCCGCGGCCACGGCGGCGGCCCTGGGCGTGCTGACGCCCATGCCCTGCGTGCCCGTGACGGCGGCTCCCTGGGTGCCTGGGTGCCCCAAGGTGCTCATTGGCAACATGCCGGCCGTGGACATGAGCTGCAAGCTGATGTGCAACTGGGGAGGGGTCATCCAGGTGCTCTCCCCCGGACAGGTCACGGTGCAAGATGGCTGAGCCCGTCAAGAAGATGGCCGTTGTGCCCCTCGACCCCGGCCTGCTGAGCCGGACGCTGAGCGCGGAGTCGCCGGACCTGGAGAGTTCGGATGAGCGGCTGGAGAAGGTCAACGGCCTCACGTCCCGGAATGATTACGCGGGGGCGGCCCGGGCCGCCGAGGCGCTGCTGCGCGAGGGCGTCTATGACGTGAGGCTCGTGGGGGCCTACCTCCTCGGGTTGTTCCTCGAGGGCGGGCTCCAGGCGATGCCGGCGGTGTTTCACGCGCTCTCCAACACGCTGCTGCGCAACTGGCAGTTCTTTGGCCCCCGCGAGCGCCGGGACGTCT belongs to Stigmatella erecta and includes:
- a CDS encoding DUF4280 domain-containing protein, whose protein sequence is MGVQIVTGALLQCSFGVAPSALAVLPANKVLSTTPAANIMDNKPMVNIMPFGMCSSLSNPTVAAATAAALGVLTPMPCVPVTAAPWVPGCPKVLIGNMPAVDMSCKLMCNWGGVIQVLSPGQVTVQDG